The genomic stretch GCACCGGCGCAGGAGAGGATCCTGATGAGTGGCGTAACCGAGCACGTCGACGTGGCCGTCCCGGTGCGGACGGCGTACGACCAGTGGACGCAGTTCGAGGAGTTCCCCCACTTCATGGAGGGCGTCGAAGAGGTCCGTCAACTCTCCGACACGCTCACCCACTGGACCGTGGAGATCGCCGGGGTCAAGCGCGAGTTCGACGCCGAGATCACCGAACAACTGCCCGACGAGCGGGTCGCCTGGCGCTCGACCGGCG from Micromonospora craniellae encodes the following:
- a CDS encoding SRPBCC family protein produces the protein MSGVTEHVDVAVPVRTAYDQWTQFEEFPHFMEGVEEVRQLSDTLTHWTVEIAGVKREFDAEITEQLPDERVAWRSTGGTQHAGVVTFHRLDEQSSRVSLQLEFDPHGVLEQAGDKLGVVDRRAKGDLQRFKQFIERRGQETGAWRGTVDRPQP